One stretch of Anolis carolinensis isolate JA03-04 chromosome 3, rAnoCar3.1.pri, whole genome shotgun sequence DNA includes these proteins:
- the chrdl2 gene encoding chordin-like protein 2 isoform X1 has protein sequence MSPDVREMIFGLGCLLLYCTLENDASPGPGPGGPDGFCPFHGRKYKAGESWHPYLEPQGVMYCLRCTCSQDTSVSCYQIQCPALQCQNPIKDPRSCCPKCPEFQAPSGFQLPVNSSCRYNGTTYRHGEIFTNSELFPSRLPNQCTQCSCSEGQIYCGLVTCPELPCALPQTLPDSCCQVCRDTPRERLIDESSFRGVMHSRHQCTPGARRKGSLDLVDPPTGASLELVPRNIRTTKGRSGTTVRIILKEEHKKACVYNGKTYSHGEVWHPTVRYVVRLPCILCTCQDGSQDCQKVVCPKKYPCEEPETVDGKCCKVCPEDKEVPTAEPGPAKCRVSLYMFVPSSENPKENLRKIAIERESSEDVEIYIWKFVKGIFHLMQIKKVKKQEFKQEVQNFRLVSRTNEAYWNMFLLQVPEVQVTASPDKETNNL, from the exons GTCCAGGTCCAGGTCCAGGTGGTCCGGATGGCTTCTGTCCATTTCATGGGAGGAAGTACAAAGCAGGGGAGAGTTGGCACCCGTACCTGGAGCCCCAAGGGGTGATGTACTGCCTCCGATGCACCTGCTCCCAG GACACCAGTGTGAGCTGTTACCAGATCCAGTGCCCAGCTCTTCAGTGCCAAAATCCTATCAAAGACCCTCGCAGTTGTTGCCCAAAATGCCCAG AGTTTCAGGCGCCCTCCGGATTCCAGCTGCCCGTCAACTCCTCCTGCCGGTACAACGGCACAACATACCGACATGGCGAGATTTTCACCAACAGCGAACTCTTCCCTTCCAGGCTGCCAAACCAGTGCACCCAGTGCAGCTGCTCG gAGGGTCAGATCTACTGCGGTTTGGTGACTTGCCCAGAGCTGCCGTGTGCCTTGCCACAGACCCTCCCGGACTCCTGCTGCCAAGTCTGCAGAG ATACACCCCGTGAGAGGTTGATAGACGAGTCCTCATTCAGAGGTGTT ATGCATTCGCGGCACCAGTGCACACCCGGCGCCAGGAGGAAAGGGTCACTCGACCTGGTGGATCCCCCGACAGGCGCTTCGCTGGAATTGGTCCCCAGGAATATCAGGACAACCAAAGGGAGAAGCGGCACCACCGTCAGAATCATCCTGAAAGAGGAGCACAAGAAGG CATGTGTTTACAACGGGAAAACCTACTCTCATGGGGAAGTGTGGCACCCCACAGTCCGCTACGTAGTGCGCCTGCCGTGCATCTTGTGTACCTGCCAGGATGGAAGCCAAGACTGCCAGAAGGTTGTTTGCCCCAAAAAATACCCCTGCGAAGAACCTGAAACTGTAGATGGAAAATGCTGCAAAGTCTGCCCAG AGGACAAAGAGGTGCCCACAGCTGAACCCGGTCCCGCCAAGTGCAGAGTCTCTCTCTACATGTTTGTTCCCAGCTCCGAAAACCCCAAAGAGAACCTGAGGAAGATTGCCATCGAGAGGGAGTCCTCAGAAGACGTGGAAATCTACATCTGGAAATTTGTGAAAG GCATATTCCATTTGATGCAGATCAAGAAGGTCAAGAAGCAGGAGTTCAAGCAAGAAGTACAGAATTTCCGGCTGGTTTCCAGGACGAACGAAG cTTATTGGAACATGTTCCTGCTCCAAGTGCCGGAAGTCCAGGTGACCGCCAGTCcggacaaagaaacaaacaacttgtaa
- the chrdl2 gene encoding chordin-like protein 2 isoform X2 — protein MSPDVREMIFGLGCLLLYCTLENDASPGPGGPDGFCPFHGRKYKAGESWHPYLEPQGVMYCLRCTCSQDTSVSCYQIQCPALQCQNPIKDPRSCCPKCPEFQAPSGFQLPVNSSCRYNGTTYRHGEIFTNSELFPSRLPNQCTQCSCSEGQIYCGLVTCPELPCALPQTLPDSCCQVCRDTPRERLIDESSFRGVMHSRHQCTPGARRKGSLDLVDPPTGASLELVPRNIRTTKGRSGTTVRIILKEEHKKACVYNGKTYSHGEVWHPTVRYVVRLPCILCTCQDGSQDCQKVVCPKKYPCEEPETVDGKCCKVCPEDKEVPTAEPGPAKCRVSLYMFVPSSENPKENLRKIAIERESSEDVEIYIWKFVKGIFHLMQIKKVKKQEFKQEVQNFRLVSRTNEAYWNMFLLQVPEVQVTASPDKETNNL, from the exons GTCCAGGTCCAGGTGGTCCGGATGGCTTCTGTCCATTTCATGGGAGGAAGTACAAAGCAGGGGAGAGTTGGCACCCGTACCTGGAGCCCCAAGGGGTGATGTACTGCCTCCGATGCACCTGCTCCCAG GACACCAGTGTGAGCTGTTACCAGATCCAGTGCCCAGCTCTTCAGTGCCAAAATCCTATCAAAGACCCTCGCAGTTGTTGCCCAAAATGCCCAG AGTTTCAGGCGCCCTCCGGATTCCAGCTGCCCGTCAACTCCTCCTGCCGGTACAACGGCACAACATACCGACATGGCGAGATTTTCACCAACAGCGAACTCTTCCCTTCCAGGCTGCCAAACCAGTGCACCCAGTGCAGCTGCTCG gAGGGTCAGATCTACTGCGGTTTGGTGACTTGCCCAGAGCTGCCGTGTGCCTTGCCACAGACCCTCCCGGACTCCTGCTGCCAAGTCTGCAGAG ATACACCCCGTGAGAGGTTGATAGACGAGTCCTCATTCAGAGGTGTT ATGCATTCGCGGCACCAGTGCACACCCGGCGCCAGGAGGAAAGGGTCACTCGACCTGGTGGATCCCCCGACAGGCGCTTCGCTGGAATTGGTCCCCAGGAATATCAGGACAACCAAAGGGAGAAGCGGCACCACCGTCAGAATCATCCTGAAAGAGGAGCACAAGAAGG CATGTGTTTACAACGGGAAAACCTACTCTCATGGGGAAGTGTGGCACCCCACAGTCCGCTACGTAGTGCGCCTGCCGTGCATCTTGTGTACCTGCCAGGATGGAAGCCAAGACTGCCAGAAGGTTGTTTGCCCCAAAAAATACCCCTGCGAAGAACCTGAAACTGTAGATGGAAAATGCTGCAAAGTCTGCCCAG AGGACAAAGAGGTGCCCACAGCTGAACCCGGTCCCGCCAAGTGCAGAGTCTCTCTCTACATGTTTGTTCCCAGCTCCGAAAACCCCAAAGAGAACCTGAGGAAGATTGCCATCGAGAGGGAGTCCTCAGAAGACGTGGAAATCTACATCTGGAAATTTGTGAAAG GCATATTCCATTTGATGCAGATCAAGAAGGTCAAGAAGCAGGAGTTCAAGCAAGAAGTACAGAATTTCCGGCTGGTTTCCAGGACGAACGAAG cTTATTGGAACATGTTCCTGCTCCAAGTGCCGGAAGTCCAGGTGACCGCCAGTCcggacaaagaaacaaacaacttgtaa